From a single Phalacrocorax aristotelis chromosome 1, bGulAri2.1, whole genome shotgun sequence genomic region:
- the CGGBP1 gene encoding CGG triplet repeat-binding protein 1 — MERFGVKSAPSRNRSKTALYVTPQDRVTEFGSELHEDGGKLFCTSCNVVLNHVRKSAINDHLKSKTHTKRKAEFEEQNVRKKQRTLTASLQCNSTAQTEKTSVIQDFVKMCLEANIPLEKADHPSVRAFLSRYVKNGSSIPKSDQLRKAYLPDGYDNENQLINTEDR; from the coding sequence ATGGAACGATTTGGAGTGAAGTCTGCACCATCACGTAACCGCTCGAAGACGGCTTTGTACGTGACTCCTCAGGATCGTGTAACTGAGTTTGGCAGTGAGCTGCACGAAGATGGAGGAAAACTCTTCTGTACTTCCTGCAATGTGGTTCTGAATCATGTTCGCAAGTCTGCCATCAATGACCACCTCAAGtctaaaacacacacaaagcGAAAGGCAGAGTTTGAAGAACAGAACGTCAGGAAGAAGCAAAGGACTCTGACTGCCTCCCTTCAGTGCAACAGTACTGCCCAGACAGAGAAAACCAGCGTCATCCAGGACTTTGTGAAAATGTGCCTGGAAGCTAATATTCCACTTGAGAAGGCTGATCATCCATCTGTGCGAGCCTTCCTGTCCCGCTACGTCAAGAATGGCAGTTCAATACCCAAGTCAGACCAGCTAAGGAAAGCATACCTGCCTGATGGGTATGACAATGAGAACCAGCTCATCAATACTGAAGACCGTtga
- the BTLA gene encoding B- and T-lymphocyte attenuator, translating into MKTPPVMLIKRILLYTLLVMLAQSNYEGYGFETTYCAVEIQVKRNSQYKINLGNKLTIGCPVRYCREKPVMQWCKMEMDTCVLLKEGKAEWKTNEFTLEFFSVNQNDGGIYRCRAIGNTLFSESHGIKVIVEEKSENFSTITPENTTSISEESQESGNYKILQIIYASASMGLCCPFIVICIFWCLRRYHVKQKRTPLTPQRQKSLVRSPAAAPSHTAGTTQASEESPSLYYCSTAIPLQALHGNAIYDNDVPPWNTQRTALNASRNDPIIPSIPVLPESPDVLTYATLNHSASAERCQRQALTVENEFTEYASINVNK; encoded by the exons ATGAAGACTCCTCCCGTCATGTTGATAAAAAGGATCTTGCTGTACACTCTGCTAGTAATGCTGGCTCAGAGCAACTATGAAGGTTACG gATTTGAAACCACCTATTGTGCAGTTGAAATTCAAGTTAAAAGAAACTCACAGTACAAAATTAATCTCGGGAACAAGCTGACTATAGGCTGTCCTGTTCGttactgcagagaaaagccAGTCATGCAGTGGTGCAAGATGGAAATGGATACATGTGTGCTGCTGAAGGAGGGCAAAGCAGAATGGAAGACCAACGAGTTTACTCTGGAGTTTTTCTCAGTTAATCAAAATGACGGCGGAATTTATCGTTGTCGAGCGATAGGGAACACCCTTTTCAGTGAGAGCCATGGAATAAAGGTTATTGTTGAAG aaaagtCTGAAAACTTTAGCACAATTACACCAGAAA ATACCACTAGTATCTCAGAAGAGTCCCAAGAATCTGGAAACTACAAGATATTACAGATTATTTATGCTTCAGCATCCATGGGTCTATGCTGTCCATTCATCGTCATATGCATCTTTTGGTGTCTGAGGAGGTACCACG TAAAGCAAAAGAGAACTCCATTAACTCCACAGAGACAAAAGAGCCTG gtCAGAagtccagcagctgctccatccCACACTGCTGGGACAACTCAAGCTTCAGAAGAAAGCCCCTCACTTTACTATTGCTCCACGGCCATCCCACTGCAGGCCTTGCACGGCAACGCAATTTATGACAATGATGTCCCTCCCTGGAACACTCAGAGGACAGCACTTAATGCATCTCGCAATGATCCCATTATTCCTTCCATCCCAGTTTTACCTGAAAGCCCAGATGTCCTCACATATGCTACACTAAATcattctgcttctgcagaaagaTGCCAGAGACAGGCACTAACTGTAGAGAATGAGTTTACAGAATATGCCTCcattaatgtaaataaataa